The nucleotide window AGATTAACAACATTAACCTGTAACGATCttaaaaaatcaaacacaagaaaatacATAATCATTTTTACCATTAACTTGTTACTATAAATTTAGAGAATTAAAATGTGTAGTtgaatactccctccgtccctttttagttgtccactttagaaatgatacacagattaaggcaacaatgattagcacagtgaagttacaattttacccttatgacaacttttcacttcaaaattacaaccacttatttgaattcaagtgaaataaattggagggaaacaacatacacctttacaattttcaagaagtgtaaataagggtataataggaaaaaatttgttgtcctttcttgatttgtcaaaatggacaactaaatagagacaactaaaaaaggaaatatggacaagtaaatagggacggagggagtaatttattttatggatGATGGCACGTGTTTGATGACGTAGCAGGATGGTGAACATCATCTCTTTTTCCCAAATGGACACGCATTTTAGCTTCGCTGAGCAGAAAAATTCTGAGCTTCGATGGACTCATCCTTGTCTTCACAAGAATCAATTCCCAATGATATTGCCCTCAAAATAGCTTCTTCTCTTCAGGTAAtcctatttttttccttaaagaggttgaatttttccattttcttaTTGTCGGCAGTCGGTTGTTATGGAAATTTTTCTTGTTTCCTTTAAAATTACTTGCTATCTCATTCAGATTATCCGGAATTGAATTTATTGTTTTCTGTCTTGTGTTGAGTGTTGAAAtggttttcttttcttgattttgctACTTTGTCAGAATTAATTGGTTTTCTGATTACTGGGTTGTGTTGAAAATcgttttcttcttcatattttttgtttaaaaaaattactatgtTGAATTTCTGGTTTGTTAAAAATTGTTTTCTTCCTATTTTTCCAGCTTCCTGATTTTGCTACTTTATTAGAATTAATTTGCTTTTTGAACTATAATTTTGAAGGTAGGTGATCTTTGCTCGTTGGGAAGTTGTTCTCGGTTTTGGTGGGAGCTGTGTGGGTCTGATTATATATGGGAATCTCTTTGTAAAAAAAGATGGCCTGCTCTTGCTCTTAAGATTGAGTCTTATAATAACCAGCCCCATGAGGTTAGTATAACTAAATGCATATTTGACCCAAATCTGTCCCATTTTGGTTTGAATTGATCAGTCAGTCACCTTGTATCTTGATGCAAAGAGTGGTCTACCTAAAAATGCAGGAATGGAGAGTATTCTATATTAGGAAGCACAATGAAATGGCAGGAAAAGCAAAAGGCGTAATTGATTTTGTCAATCGCTGTTTGGCATTTGAGTCGATTGAGGTGGGGCATTATCTGAAAGCAGTAAGAGATCTGGATTCGATCCTTTTTGGGTTTGAAGATGTCTATACATTCTTCCTTAAATCCAAGCACAATGTGCTGCTGAACTTGATTGGTTTGCACTATTGCCTTATCTGGCTTGGTTTGCCGGTAATCAAATGCCCTGCTTTTCGCTACGAATTTGTTTCATTACTTTATTGCTTTTGTTAACACCGgatttttctttatgttgtcTGTGAATTAAGTGTTAATGCCACTTGAATCTTTTTACATGATGAACTTTGCTGgaaataaatgacatattttatttgtgttgtACTGCTTGAGCTGCCGTAAGAGCTAGATCTTTTCGTTGACTCATATTACCACAGTCTTTTTGCCGTGGTTTAAAACTTTCTATTGTCCTTCGCGGGAGGTGGAATACTTTCAACTGTGCACTGTAAATAGATTTGAGTTTGTATTCTAGCTAGTTGAAGTATCAAAAAGTTAGTAAGTCTCAACTCATGATATTGGAGTGAAGTAGTTATTATGTTGCTTGGATTCTTCCAAAAATATCAATGGATGCGTGTCTGATTCTCCAAAAGTAATtcatttttggagaatccaacaCGGGTGTAGCATCGAAAGTGAAGAGTATGCGCAACTTAAGCCACTCACTTATTTGTTCTTTCTTGTGTGGTTCAATGtttgatttatttcttttgtacaAATATTGATTCTTCTCCTGATAGACATATTGCATCCTAAAGTGGATGTACATGCTGAAATACAACCTAATTAATATGTTGCCTCCCCCTCTCTCTCACTGCATTTTAGCGGGACTCACCATTTTGGTATACTATATTGAGGATCACAAAACTCCTACCTAGTGCAACTGAAGCTAATTTAGACATTAATATCTATAGCTTATGGTTGTAAGTTAGACCATGTAAAAATGTGGTCACTGCAGCGAAAATGATTTAATTGGTTAGCCAGAGTACGGTTTGGTTGTAGCTGCTTCCAGTTAGTGTTAGCCTTACGAGTTATGTGCTCTCTCCATCTTCTGTGGATGGTGCAATTGGCACTAATGTCTGTGTTTATCTATATCAGTGATTAAACATGATCTAGTATCAGGCGTATGGTCTACGTTATGGAGGAAGTTACACTTCCAAGACTTGCAGAATTAGTCTAAGATTAAGCAGGCCCTCTTGGTCATCTGTTGTTGAGTAAAATTCTATTCTCGTggactatgaattgtgtttctTTAACCTGGAATTAGCTTATTGAAGTTATTTGATGTTCATTCTTATCTACTAGGGTGAATGTGTCATGGAAATCCTAAATAACAGCAATATCTCACAAAGGGAAGTACGTGTACAATGGTGGAAGCTTGGGAGGTGGTTGTTTGGCTTTCGCCTGCGTGATGAATTAAAAAATCACACGTACCGTGTCTTTAGAAGATCTTGCAACAGGGAGGGAGGAAGAAGTTCTTGGGGTACTTCATCGAGGTGCGGTACATGAGGTGATACGAGTTCAGATCTCAGAAGCTAAACCTGAATACACATCCTGGTCATTCCAGAACGTACAAAACGCAAACTAGTAAATATTAGTGTTATCTATCATGTGTACatcattttgtaaatatttcaaCTAAACTCGTGAATAATTGTGAACTCTCTTACAATGTATccttttatatttatgttgttgtgaATAATGAAATCTCTCAGTGTAAGGAAGAATGTATTAAATGTAAATTTGATGGTTATGGCTTGTAAAAAGCTGCAATACTGCATTGTGTGCGTAATCTTCCGGTCATGATCAGTAGTAGTTGATCTTGTGTTTGTTTCTGTTGTTTAGTTTGTTAGAGACAACCAATATGATATAGGTAAAGAAAGTGTTCTTAACCCCTCATCACGTTTGGCACTTAAGACCCTATGATCAGTTTTTCTGCAAGTCAACTGGCAATTTGGTGTCAATGGCAACAATTGAAAGTAGATAGAGGAGTTTCATGATCTATTCTTGTCAATGGCAACAATTGATAGATGtgaagaaaccatttgaaacACAAACATCATTTCATCTTTCGAATATCTCTGTTTTTTCAATCAAATACATGAAAGGGACACATACATCTTTGGTAAAGTTTTTACACAATTGGGAGATTGAAACTCAACAactgttttatttttacaaatacaatatggattgaaacagaaaaaaagagaaataaaatcgATCTAACAGCGATAAACCAAGACACCTCTCATTCTTGGTGGAGAGCGGCAGATGACCATCAACGCAAGAGCTATGACGATCACTACGATTATCTTGAAGTTGTCATTACCATCATCTGATTCTGAGAAGCAGCACATTTTCCCCATTTAGCCCAAATTGAAACTCCAATTTCTAAAGGTGAATTTGCTTTGCTGATATTTGACTTTGATAATTTA belongs to Solanum stenotomum isolate F172 chromosome 1, ASM1918654v1, whole genome shotgun sequence and includes:
- the LOC125874859 gene encoding LOW QUALITY PROTEIN: uncharacterized protein LOC125874859 (The sequence of the model RefSeq protein was modified relative to this genomic sequence to represent the inferred CDS: deleted 1 base in 1 codon), producing the protein MDSSLSSQESIPNDIALKIASSLQVGDLCSLGSCSRFWWELCGSDYIWESLCKKRWPALALKIESYNNQPHEEWRVFYIRKHNEMAGKAKGVIDFVNRCLAFESIEVGHYLKAVRDLDSILFGFEDVYTFFLKSKHNVLLNLIGLHYCLIWLGLPGECVMEILNNSNISQREVRVQWWKLGRWLFGFRLRDELKITRTVSLEDLATGREEEVLGVLHRGAVHEVIRVQISEAKPEYTSWSFQNVQNAN